A window of the Polaribacter sp. HaHaR_3_91 genome harbors these coding sequences:
- a CDS encoding sugar kinase gives MNQIITFGEVLMRISPSGNKKFIQSNQVEFYFGGTELNVGISVANFGQDVKHISCVSDDFIGDTAISFLRKFDVSTSAIVRSSRPLGVYFLEVGAVMRPSSISYNRSHSSFSEIQPEMVDWEKSLKKGKWFHWTGITPALCKGGYETLKEGLILAQKKGMGISVDPTYRSGLWKWGGTPKEVLSELVNYSTVFIGGVNEINELLETNFSYSNDDFIEASKQLMEKYPTIEKVFDKIRTSINSSWHKIRARMWNGKEFKETQDLDITHIVDRIGTGDAFAAGIIHGLQKFDDYKAMEFGSAACAIKHTYLGDINYANEKEVMSILEGNTTGRLQR, from the coding sequence TTTATTTTGGTGGTACAGAATTAAATGTTGGTATTTCTGTAGCCAATTTTGGACAAGATGTAAAACATATTTCATGTGTTTCTGATGATTTTATAGGTGATACCGCTATTTCTTTTCTAAGAAAATTTGACGTTAGTACTTCTGCAATTGTTCGCTCTAGCAGACCTTTAGGTGTTTATTTTTTAGAAGTTGGTGCTGTTATGAGACCGAGTTCTATTTCTTATAATAGATCTCACTCTTCTTTTTCTGAAATTCAACCAGAAATGGTAGATTGGGAAAAATCTTTAAAAAAAGGAAAATGGTTTCATTGGACAGGTATCACTCCTGCACTTTGTAAAGGTGGTTATGAAACTTTAAAAGAAGGATTAATCCTTGCCCAAAAAAAAGGTATGGGAATTTCTGTGGATCCTACCTACAGAAGTGGTTTATGGAAATGGGGAGGCACTCCAAAAGAAGTTCTATCTGAATTAGTGAATTATTCTACCGTTTTTATTGGTGGTGTAAATGAAATAAATGAACTTTTAGAAACTAATTTCTCTTATTCTAACGACGATTTTATTGAAGCGAGTAAACAGTTAATGGAGAAGTATCCTACCATAGAAAAAGTATTTGATAAAATAAGAACTTCTATCAATTCTTCTTGGCATAAAATTAGAGCGAGGATGTGGAATGGTAAAGAATTTAAAGAAACTCAAGATTTAGACATTACGCATATTGTAGACAGAATTGGTACTGGTGATGCTTTTGCTGCCGGAATAATTCATGGTTTACAAAAATTTGATGACTATAAAGCTATGGAGTTTGGTAGCGCAGCCTGTGCCATTAAACATACCTATTTAGGTGATATTAATTACGCAAATGAAAAAGAAGTAATGAGTATTCTAGAAGGAAACACCACAGGTAGATTGCAGCGATAA